From a single Nocardioides panacis genomic region:
- a CDS encoding MarR family winged helix-turn-helix transcriptional regulator, with translation MTRWLDEDELQAWLKLAGVMLKLAPTLDSQLQRDSELTHFDYLCLAMLSESDDRTLRMSELATQVNASLSRLSHVISKLEKRGWVARRPSPDSRRVTLVTLTEAGWQVLVAAAPGHVETVRELVFDDLSREDVAALTRVAGHIVERIEASRLKSTC, from the coding sequence ATGACGCGATGGCTGGACGAGGACGAGCTGCAGGCGTGGCTCAAGCTCGCCGGGGTGATGCTCAAGCTGGCCCCGACCCTGGACTCCCAGCTGCAGCGCGACTCCGAGCTCACGCACTTCGACTACCTGTGCCTGGCGATGCTCTCCGAGAGCGACGACCGCACCCTGCGGATGAGCGAGCTCGCCACCCAGGTGAACGCCAGCCTGTCGCGGCTCTCGCACGTGATCAGCAAGCTGGAGAAGCGCGGCTGGGTGGCCCGCCGGCCGTCCCCCGACAGTCGCCGGGTCACCTTGGTCACGCTGACCGAGGCGGGGTGGCAGGTGCTCGTCGCGGCCGCTCCCGGGCACGTCGAGACCGTGCGCGAGCTGGTCTTCGACGACCTGTCGCGCGAGGACGTCGCCGCGCTGACCCGGGTGGCCGGCCACATCGTGGAGCGCATCGAGGCGTCCCGCCTCAAGTCCACCTGCTGA
- a CDS encoding sulfotransferase family protein — MVRTLPGSSQAPRGGRLPDFLLVGAPKAGTTALHGALAGHPELFLSGVKEPKYYLCGDSPPPAYKGPGDAHSNREWIWQRQRYLDLFADAGDDQQAGESTPFYLYHRDARRRIAADLPRARLVTVLRDPVDRAYSNWMHLWADGLEPCADVVEACAREAQRVDEGWAPFWHYRGLGMYGRQLADLFEHFPREQVLVLRYRDLVDEPRDSLNRVCRFLGVAEDVVTEIPSGNSKPFVNPSVRTRMLGPVVRAGAAAGQFLPPQAWRTASRPIIGQLHQRGNPERPRLTPEQGEVLREPFLDDIALLEQVTGESYDDWRTHRAGDTFHTRQSQRTATG, encoded by the coding sequence ATGGTGCGGACACTCCCCGGCTCGTCGCAGGCACCCCGCGGCGGACGCCTCCCCGACTTCCTGCTCGTCGGTGCTCCCAAGGCCGGTACGACGGCGCTGCACGGCGCGCTGGCCGGACATCCCGAGCTGTTCCTCAGCGGGGTCAAGGAGCCGAAGTACTACCTGTGCGGGGACAGCCCGCCGCCGGCGTACAAGGGACCGGGCGACGCGCACAGCAACCGCGAGTGGATCTGGCAGCGGCAGCGCTACCTGGACCTGTTCGCGGACGCCGGCGACGACCAGCAGGCCGGCGAGAGCACGCCGTTCTACCTCTACCACCGCGACGCGCGCCGCCGGATCGCCGCCGACCTGCCGCGCGCCAGGCTGGTCACGGTGCTGCGGGACCCGGTCGACCGGGCGTACTCCAACTGGATGCACCTGTGGGCCGACGGCCTCGAGCCGTGCGCCGACGTCGTGGAGGCGTGCGCCCGCGAGGCGCAGCGCGTCGACGAGGGCTGGGCGCCGTTCTGGCACTACCGGGGGCTCGGGATGTACGGCCGGCAGCTGGCCGACCTCTTCGAGCACTTCCCGCGCGAGCAGGTGCTGGTGCTGCGCTACCGCGACCTCGTCGACGAGCCGCGGGACTCCCTGAACCGGGTCTGCCGGTTCCTGGGGGTCGCCGAGGACGTGGTCACCGAGATCCCGTCGGGCAACTCCAAGCCGTTCGTGAACCCCAGCGTGCGCACCCGGATGCTGGGTCCGGTGGTGCGGGCCGGAGCCGCGGCCGGCCAGTTCCTGCCGCCCCAGGCCTGGCGCACGGCGAGCCGGCCGATCATCGGGCAGCTGCACCAGCGTGGCAACCCGGAGCGCCCGCGGCTGACCCCCGAGCAGGGCGAGGTGCTGCGCGAGCCGTTCCTGGACGACATCGCCCTGCTGGAGCAGGTCACCGGGGAGTCCTACGACGACTGGCGCACCCACCGCGCCGGCGACACGTTCCACACCCGGCAGTCCCAGAGGACCGCCACCGGCTGA
- a CDS encoding dioxygenase family protein, whose amino-acid sequence MSDITTSSRMPALYIGHGAPPLLDDALWSGQLAAWSADLPRPKAILIVSAHWESAPVMLSASGPGTPLVYDFGGFAQRYYEMTYATPDASALAARVAAMMPDTEPVHQHTSRGLDHGAWVPLRIMYPDADIPVLQMSLPTDDPYRLLELGKRLRPLRDEGVLIIGSGFLTHGLPYLREFRIDAAAPGWSREFDAWAAEALARGDVDELASYRSKAPGMPYAHPTVEHYTPLFITLGAASDPETPGDQVVDGYWMGLSKRSLQVA is encoded by the coding sequence ATGAGCGACATCACCACCAGCAGCCGGATGCCGGCGCTCTACATCGGGCACGGCGCCCCGCCGCTGCTCGACGACGCGCTCTGGAGCGGCCAGCTCGCCGCCTGGTCGGCCGACCTCCCCCGCCCGAAGGCGATCCTGATCGTCTCCGCGCACTGGGAGTCCGCGCCCGTGATGCTCTCGGCCAGCGGCCCGGGCACCCCGCTGGTCTACGACTTCGGCGGCTTCGCGCAGCGCTACTACGAGATGACCTACGCCACCCCGGACGCGAGCGCGCTGGCCGCCCGGGTCGCCGCGATGATGCCGGACACCGAGCCGGTCCACCAGCACACCAGCCGCGGGCTCGACCACGGCGCCTGGGTCCCGCTGCGGATCATGTACCCGGACGCCGACATCCCGGTGCTGCAGATGTCGCTGCCCACCGACGACCCCTACCGGCTGCTCGAGCTCGGCAAGCGGCTGCGCCCGCTGCGCGACGAGGGCGTGCTGATCATCGGCTCCGGCTTCCTCACCCACGGCCTGCCCTACCTGCGCGAGTTCCGCATCGACGCGGCCGCCCCGGGCTGGTCCCGCGAGTTCGACGCCTGGGCCGCGGAGGCCCTCGCCCGCGGCGACGTCGACGAGCTCGCGTCGTACCGCTCGAAGGCGCCGGGCATGCCCTACGCGCACCCGACCGTCGAGCACTACACGCCGCTGTTCATCACGCTCGGCGCCGCCTCCGACCCGGAGACGCCCGGGGACCAGGTGGTCGACGGCTACTGGATGGGGCTGTCGAAGAGGTCGCTGCAGGTCGCCTAG
- the pdxY gene encoding pyridoxal kinase PdxY codes for MGILSIQSLVAYGHAGNSAAVFPLQRLGKVVWPVMTVHFSNHTGYGAWRGPLLAADDVAEVIAGVEERGAFETCEAVLSGYQGAEDVGAVVLDAVARVKALNPRAIYCCDPVMGDVGRGMFVRAGIPEFMRDRVVPAADVVTPNHFELDYLAGTTSTTIAGLLEAADRVRATGPSVVLVTSAVLDDTPADALDLVAVSPDGAWRTRTPRLPVTPNGTGDLTTAVFLAHLLDGRALEDALARTTSAVFAVVEATAAAGERELRIVQTQDRLAEPRMEFDALRVR; via the coding sequence ATGGGCATCCTGTCGATCCAGTCCCTCGTCGCCTACGGGCACGCCGGCAACAGCGCCGCGGTGTTCCCCCTGCAACGGCTGGGCAAGGTCGTCTGGCCGGTGATGACCGTGCACTTCTCCAACCACACCGGGTACGGCGCGTGGCGCGGGCCGCTGCTGGCCGCCGACGACGTCGCCGAGGTGATCGCCGGGGTGGAGGAGCGCGGCGCGTTCGAGACCTGCGAGGCGGTGCTCTCGGGCTACCAGGGCGCCGAGGACGTCGGCGCGGTGGTCCTCGACGCCGTCGCTCGGGTCAAGGCGCTCAACCCGCGGGCGATCTACTGCTGCGACCCGGTGATGGGCGACGTGGGCCGCGGGATGTTCGTGCGGGCCGGGATCCCGGAGTTCATGCGCGACCGGGTGGTGCCGGCCGCCGACGTGGTCACGCCCAACCACTTCGAGCTCGACTACCTGGCGGGCACGACGTCGACGACGATCGCCGGGCTGCTCGAGGCCGCCGACCGGGTCCGGGCGACCGGGCCGTCCGTCGTGCTGGTGACCTCCGCGGTCCTCGACGACACCCCGGCCGACGCCCTGGACCTCGTCGCGGTCTCCCCGGACGGGGCCTGGCGGACCCGCACCCCCCGCCTGCCGGTCACGCCCAACGGCACCGGCGACCTCACCACGGCGGTGTTCCTCGCCCACCTGCTCGACGGACGCGCGCTGGAGGACGCCCTGGCACGCACCACGTCCGCGGTGTTCGCGGTCGTCGAGGCGACCGCGGCGGCCGGCGAGCGGGAGCTGCGGATCGTGCAGACCCAGGACCGCCTCGCCGAGCCGCGGATGGAGTTCGACGCGCTCCGGGTGCGGTGA
- a CDS encoding TIGR00730 family Rossman fold protein, which produces MTGLRTVCVFSGSSPGARPSYTDAAAALGREVASRGLRLVYGGASVGLMGTVADAALAAGGEVVGVIPQHLVDREVAHPGLTELRVTTSMHERKAMMATLSDGFVALPGGFGTLEELAEILTWSQLGLQSKPSGLLDVEGFFAPLLAFFDHTVTERFVSERHRALVLSADAPGALLDRLADWRPDPAATKWLDR; this is translated from the coding sequence CGGGCTGCGCACCGTGTGCGTGTTCAGCGGCTCGAGCCCGGGCGCGCGCCCGTCGTACACGGACGCAGCGGCGGCGCTGGGCCGCGAGGTCGCCAGCCGCGGCCTGCGCCTGGTGTACGGCGGCGCCAGCGTCGGGTTGATGGGCACGGTCGCGGACGCCGCGCTCGCCGCCGGGGGCGAGGTCGTCGGGGTGATCCCGCAGCACCTCGTCGACCGCGAGGTGGCGCACCCCGGGCTCACCGAGCTGCGGGTCACCACCTCGATGCACGAGCGCAAGGCGATGATGGCCACGCTGTCCGACGGGTTCGTGGCGCTGCCCGGCGGCTTCGGCACGCTCGAGGAGCTGGCCGAGATCCTGACCTGGTCGCAGCTCGGCCTGCAGAGCAAGCCGAGCGGTCTGCTCGACGTCGAGGGGTTCTTCGCGCCGCTGCTGGCGTTCTTCGACCACACCGTCACCGAGCGGTTCGTGTCGGAGCGGCACCGGGCCCTGGTGCTCTCGGCGGACGCCCCGGGCGCGCTGCTCGACCGGCTCGCGGACTGGCGTCCGGACCCCGCCGCGACGAAGTGGCTCGACCGATGA